A window of the Thunnus albacares chromosome 15, fThuAlb1.1, whole genome shotgun sequence genome harbors these coding sequences:
- the msh4 gene encoding mutS protein homolog 4 isoform X1 gives MFRSSTEEVTSDSTSQCGQTWPVSPADRNGLNDSTSYGPASASSSSSRQSLDEGSTSSSHGPTLPPAASGQFHHSFRSGKTNASLLACTSDSTSFRSRGGTPRLRRTPGSAGATGTHPARTPLTDHTATTCSTATPTSGASVIVAVVEGRGLARGEIGMASLNLKYPELVLSQFADTGTYAKVITKVHILVPMEILMPDTASEKGKGTKLFNLITENFPGVAFTAIQRKYFNERKGLEYIQQLCAPEFGTVIMEVQAKYYCLAAAAALLKYLEFIQNSVYAAKSLKVSFKGSEQTAMIDSASATNMELVINNRDHRSEHTLLGVLNHTKTPGGARRLRSNILEPLVDVDTINIRLDTIQELLQDEELFFGLKNAIGHFLDIDQLLSVLVQIPKQETVQVAEAKITHVIQLKHTLDLVPRLRMVLKNCNTALLKAYSTSLEDNRFDMILKQIKTVINDDATYLKGSLNMRTQKCYAVRPNINEFLDIARRAYTEIVDDIAGLVNQMGEKYGLPMRTSFSTARGFFIQMKLEGVVLPEGKLPSEFIKVLPCVCVCVCVCVCVCVCVCVCEHLSPQVTKHRDNYGFTTVDVMKMNDRCDEALREIFHMSYVVICQLLSTIHEHIHCLYKLSDAVSMLDMLLSLANACTISDYVRPEFTDTLAIKQGRHPILERLVGQQPVSNNSYISEGSNFVIITGPNMSGKSTYLKQVALCQIMAQIGSFVPAEYASFRVADQIFTRIGVDDDFETNSSTFMLEMKEISYIIHNVSDRSLIIIDELGRGTSAEEGIGICHSVCEFLLSLKAFTLFATHFLELCQLESLYPNVENQHMEVQHTRSGETGAESVLFTHLLSRGCSEERHYGLRAAEMTSLPSSIIQEAKTIASKVSQQLLAKHHSDPETQRQRAVYHLATRLLQTARNSRLDPDSLRMYLKGLRKQYEAELQAAGLPASKNTDEE, from the exons atgtttcgTAGCAGCACAGAGGAGGTAACCAGCGACAGTACCTCACAGTGTGGACAAACCTGGCCGGTGTCGCCAGCTGACAGAAACGGACTCAACGACAGTACATCGTACGGTCCGGCTTCAGCTTCCTCAAGTTCATCCCGCCAAAGTTTAGATGAAGGCAGCACGAGCTCCAGCCATGGTCCAACACTCCCCCCAGCAGCCTCAG GTCAGTTCCACCACAGCTTCAGGTCAGGCAAGACAAATGCATCACTCCTTGCCTGTACTTCAGACAGCACCTCCTTCCGCAGCCGTGGAGGAACACCAAGACTCAGAAGGACCCCTGGGTCTGCAGGGGCCACAGGCACACATCCTGCACGGACACCACTGACTGATCACACCG cAACAACTTGCTCCACTGCGACTCCAACTTCTGGTGCATCTGTGATTGTGGCAGTGGTCGAAGGGCGCGGTTTGGCCAGGGGAGAGATTGGCATGGCCAGTCTCAACTTGAAATACCCAGAGCTTGTTCTCTCTCAGTTTGCAGACACTGGGACTTATGCCAAG GTCATAACCAAGGTTCACATCTTGGTGCCAATGGAAATACTGATGCCAGACACAGCCAGCGAGAAGGGGAAAGGGACAAAGCTGTTCAACCTCATCACCGAGAACTTCCCG GGTGTAGCTTTCACTGCAATCCAAAGGAAGTATTTTAATGAGAGGAAAGGACTGGAGTACATTCAGCAGCTGTGTGCTCCAGAATTTGGCACCGTCATCATGGAAGTGCAAGCTAA GTATTATTGCCtagcagctgcagctgctttGCTGAAGTACTTAGAGTTCATCCAGAACTCTGTCTACGCTGCCAAGTCTCTCAAAGTGAGCTTTAAAGGGAGTGAACAGACAGCCATGATTGACTCAGCATCTGCCACTAACATGGAGCTGGTGATCAATAATAGAGACCACAG GAGCGAGCATACTCTTTTAGGGGTACTAAACCACACAAAAACACCTGGTGGTGCTAGGAGGTTGCGCTCCAATATACTAGAGCCTCTGGTTGATGTGGACACAATCAACATACGCTTGGACACAATACAAGAGCTGCTGCAGGACGAGGAGCTCTTCTTTGGCTTGAAGAATG CCATAGGTCATTTCCTTGACATCGACCAGCTGCTCTCTGTTCTTGTCCAAATCCCAAAGCAGGAAACG gtTCAGGTTGCCGAAGCAAAGATTACACATGTCATTCAGCTGAAACACACATTAGATCTCGTACCACGGTTAAGG ATGGTGCTGAAGAACTGCAACACAGCTCTGCTCAAGGCATACAGCACCTCACTAGAAGACAACAG ATTCGACATGATCCTAAAGCAGATCAAGACAGTAATTAATGATGATGCTACCTACCTGAAGGGGAGCCTGAACATGCGCACCCAGAAGTGTTATGCTGTACGCCCCAACATCAATGAGTTCCTGGACATTGCCCGGAGAGCTTACACTGAGATCGTGGACGACATTGCAG GACTAGTGAACCAGATGGGGGAGAAATATGGCTTGCCAATGCGTACTAGCTTCAGCACAGCTCGAGGTTTCTTTATCCAGATGAAGCTTGAAGGAGTGGTCTTACCTGAGGGGAAACTCCCCTCAGAGTTCATCAAG GTgttaccgtgtgtgtgtgtgtgtgtgtgtgtgtgtgtgtgtgtgtgtgtgtgtgtgtgtgtgtgtgaacatctGTCACCTCAGGTAACCAAGCACAGGGACAACTATGGCTTCACTACCGTGGACGTGATGAAGATGAATGACCGCTGTGATGAGGCCCTGAGGGAGATCTTTCACATGTCCTATGT GGTGATATGTCAACTGCTCAGCACTATCCATGAGCACATCCACTGCCTTTACAAACTCTCTGATGCTGTGTCTATGCTGGACATGTTGCTGTCACTGGCAAATGCATGCACCATCTCAGACTATG TGCGTCCAGAGTTCACAGACACGCTGGCCATCAAGCAGGGTCGTCACCCCATTCTGGAGCGACTGGTTGGACAGCAGCCTGTATCGAACAATAGCTACATCTCCGAGGGCAGCAACTTTGTCATCATCACTGGGCCCAACATGAGTGGGAAATCCACCTATCTCAAACAGGTGGCGCTGTGTCAGATCATGGCCCAGATAG GCTCTTTTGTCCCTGCTGAGTATGCCTCTTTTCGTGTCGCAGACCAGATTTTCACCAGAATTGGTGTGGATGACGATTTTGAAACTAACTCTTCCACCTTCATGTTGGAAATGAAGGAG ATCTCTTACATAATCCACAATGTAAGTGACAGATCCCTCATCATCATAGACGAGTTGGGGCGTGGTACCAGTGCTGAGGAAGGCATCGGCATCTGTCATTCAGTTTGTGAGTTCCTCCTTAGCCTCAAG GCGTTCACCCTGTTTGCCACACACTTTCTTGAGCTGTGCCAACTGGAATCTCTTTATCCCAACGTGGAGAACCAGCACATGGAAGTTCAGCACACGCGCAGTGGTGAAACTGGTGCCGAAAGTGTGTTGTTTACACACCTGCTGAGTCGAGGATGCTCTGAAGAAAGACACTATG GTCTGAGAGCAGCAGAAATGACTTCACTCCCTTCAAGCATAATTCAAGAGGCAAAGACAATTGCCTCCAAAGTCAGCCAGCAGCTTTTG GCCAAACATCACAGTGATCcggaaacacagagacagagagctgtATACCACTTGGCCACTCGCCTCCTGCAGACTGCCAGGAACTCCAGACTAGACCCTGACAGCCTGCGTATGTATCTGAAGGGCCTG
- the msh4 gene encoding mutS protein homolog 4 isoform X2: MFRSSTEEVTSDSTSQCGQTWPVSPADRNGLNDSTSYGPASASSSSSRQSLDEGSTSSSHGPTLPPAASGQFHHSFRSGKTNASLLACTSDSTSFRSRGGTPRLRRTPGSAGATGTHPARTPLTDHTATTCSTATPTSGASVIVAVVEGRGLARGEIGMASLNLKYPELVLSQFADTGTYAKVITKVHILVPMEILMPDTASEKGKGTKLFNLITENFPGVAFTAIQRKYFNERKGLEYIQQLCAPEFGTVIMEVQAKYYCLAAAAALLKYLEFIQNSVYAAKSLKVSFKGSEQTAMIDSASATNMELVINNRDHRSEHTLLGVLNHTKTPGGARRLRSNILEPLVDVDTINIRLDTIQELLQDEELFFGLKNAIGHFLDIDQLLSVLVQIPKQETVQVAEAKITHVIQLKHTLDLVPRLRMVLKNCNTALLKAYSTSLEDNRFDMILKQIKTVINDDATYLKGSLNMRTQKCYAVRPNINEFLDIARRAYTEIVDDIAGLVNQMGEKYGLPMRTSFSTARGFFIQMKLEGVVLPEGKLPSEFIKVLPCVCVCVCVCVCVCVCVCVCEHLSPQVTKHRDNYGFTTVDVMKMNDRCDEALREIFHMSYVVICQLLSTIHEHIHCLYKLSDAVSMLDMLLSLANACTISDYVRPEFTDTLAIKQGRHPILERLVGQQPVSNNSYISEGSNFVIITGPNMSGKSTYLKQVALCQIMAQIDQIFTRIGVDDDFETNSSTFMLEMKEISYIIHNVSDRSLIIIDELGRGTSAEEGIGICHSVCEFLLSLKAFTLFATHFLELCQLESLYPNVENQHMEVQHTRSGETGAESVLFTHLLSRGCSEERHYGLRAAEMTSLPSSIIQEAKTIASKVSQQLLAKHHSDPETQRQRAVYHLATRLLQTARNSRLDPDSLRMYLKGLRKQYEAELQAAGLPASKNTDEE; this comes from the exons atgtttcgTAGCAGCACAGAGGAGGTAACCAGCGACAGTACCTCACAGTGTGGACAAACCTGGCCGGTGTCGCCAGCTGACAGAAACGGACTCAACGACAGTACATCGTACGGTCCGGCTTCAGCTTCCTCAAGTTCATCCCGCCAAAGTTTAGATGAAGGCAGCACGAGCTCCAGCCATGGTCCAACACTCCCCCCAGCAGCCTCAG GTCAGTTCCACCACAGCTTCAGGTCAGGCAAGACAAATGCATCACTCCTTGCCTGTACTTCAGACAGCACCTCCTTCCGCAGCCGTGGAGGAACACCAAGACTCAGAAGGACCCCTGGGTCTGCAGGGGCCACAGGCACACATCCTGCACGGACACCACTGACTGATCACACCG cAACAACTTGCTCCACTGCGACTCCAACTTCTGGTGCATCTGTGATTGTGGCAGTGGTCGAAGGGCGCGGTTTGGCCAGGGGAGAGATTGGCATGGCCAGTCTCAACTTGAAATACCCAGAGCTTGTTCTCTCTCAGTTTGCAGACACTGGGACTTATGCCAAG GTCATAACCAAGGTTCACATCTTGGTGCCAATGGAAATACTGATGCCAGACACAGCCAGCGAGAAGGGGAAAGGGACAAAGCTGTTCAACCTCATCACCGAGAACTTCCCG GGTGTAGCTTTCACTGCAATCCAAAGGAAGTATTTTAATGAGAGGAAAGGACTGGAGTACATTCAGCAGCTGTGTGCTCCAGAATTTGGCACCGTCATCATGGAAGTGCAAGCTAA GTATTATTGCCtagcagctgcagctgctttGCTGAAGTACTTAGAGTTCATCCAGAACTCTGTCTACGCTGCCAAGTCTCTCAAAGTGAGCTTTAAAGGGAGTGAACAGACAGCCATGATTGACTCAGCATCTGCCACTAACATGGAGCTGGTGATCAATAATAGAGACCACAG GAGCGAGCATACTCTTTTAGGGGTACTAAACCACACAAAAACACCTGGTGGTGCTAGGAGGTTGCGCTCCAATATACTAGAGCCTCTGGTTGATGTGGACACAATCAACATACGCTTGGACACAATACAAGAGCTGCTGCAGGACGAGGAGCTCTTCTTTGGCTTGAAGAATG CCATAGGTCATTTCCTTGACATCGACCAGCTGCTCTCTGTTCTTGTCCAAATCCCAAAGCAGGAAACG gtTCAGGTTGCCGAAGCAAAGATTACACATGTCATTCAGCTGAAACACACATTAGATCTCGTACCACGGTTAAGG ATGGTGCTGAAGAACTGCAACACAGCTCTGCTCAAGGCATACAGCACCTCACTAGAAGACAACAG ATTCGACATGATCCTAAAGCAGATCAAGACAGTAATTAATGATGATGCTACCTACCTGAAGGGGAGCCTGAACATGCGCACCCAGAAGTGTTATGCTGTACGCCCCAACATCAATGAGTTCCTGGACATTGCCCGGAGAGCTTACACTGAGATCGTGGACGACATTGCAG GACTAGTGAACCAGATGGGGGAGAAATATGGCTTGCCAATGCGTACTAGCTTCAGCACAGCTCGAGGTTTCTTTATCCAGATGAAGCTTGAAGGAGTGGTCTTACCTGAGGGGAAACTCCCCTCAGAGTTCATCAAG GTgttaccgtgtgtgtgtgtgtgtgtgtgtgtgtgtgtgtgtgtgtgtgtgtgtgtgtgtgtgtgtgaacatctGTCACCTCAGGTAACCAAGCACAGGGACAACTATGGCTTCACTACCGTGGACGTGATGAAGATGAATGACCGCTGTGATGAGGCCCTGAGGGAGATCTTTCACATGTCCTATGT GGTGATATGTCAACTGCTCAGCACTATCCATGAGCACATCCACTGCCTTTACAAACTCTCTGATGCTGTGTCTATGCTGGACATGTTGCTGTCACTGGCAAATGCATGCACCATCTCAGACTATG TGCGTCCAGAGTTCACAGACACGCTGGCCATCAAGCAGGGTCGTCACCCCATTCTGGAGCGACTGGTTGGACAGCAGCCTGTATCGAACAATAGCTACATCTCCGAGGGCAGCAACTTTGTCATCATCACTGGGCCCAACATGAGTGGGAAATCCACCTATCTCAAACAGGTGGCGCTGTGTCAGATCATGGCCCAGATAG ACCAGATTTTCACCAGAATTGGTGTGGATGACGATTTTGAAACTAACTCTTCCACCTTCATGTTGGAAATGAAGGAG ATCTCTTACATAATCCACAATGTAAGTGACAGATCCCTCATCATCATAGACGAGTTGGGGCGTGGTACCAGTGCTGAGGAAGGCATCGGCATCTGTCATTCAGTTTGTGAGTTCCTCCTTAGCCTCAAG GCGTTCACCCTGTTTGCCACACACTTTCTTGAGCTGTGCCAACTGGAATCTCTTTATCCCAACGTGGAGAACCAGCACATGGAAGTTCAGCACACGCGCAGTGGTGAAACTGGTGCCGAAAGTGTGTTGTTTACACACCTGCTGAGTCGAGGATGCTCTGAAGAAAGACACTATG GTCTGAGAGCAGCAGAAATGACTTCACTCCCTTCAAGCATAATTCAAGAGGCAAAGACAATTGCCTCCAAAGTCAGCCAGCAGCTTTTG GCCAAACATCACAGTGATCcggaaacacagagacagagagctgtATACCACTTGGCCACTCGCCTCCTGCAGACTGCCAGGAACTCCAGACTAGACCCTGACAGCCTGCGTATGTATCTGAAGGGCCTG
- the vcpkmt gene encoding protein-lysine methyltransferase METTL21D, which translates to MATEDDQNNYFVREIEKNDGSILKVKQCYMGDVGCVVWDAAIVLAKYLETKQFYEPSAGVNMWADRRVVELGAGTGAVGLMAATLGAQVTVTDLEDLQTLLRVNIKENQTLISSGSITAKVLQWGEDVSDFLPPPHYVLMADCIYYEQSIAPLVETLKLLAGPETCIICCYEQRTEGVNPKVEKQFFELLEQSFNCEEIPSSKQDPEFSSPDIHILHIRRKV; encoded by the exons ATGGCGACGGAAGATGACCAGAATAACTATTTTGTGAGAGAAATTGAGAAAAACGACGGTTCTATCCTGAAAGTGAAGCAGTGCTACATGGGGGATGTTGGCTGTGTGGTTTGGGACGCAGCCATCGTTCTTGCAAAGTATTTAGAGACTAAACAGTTTTATGAGCCGTCCGCAGGAGTGAATATGTGGGCTGACAGGAGAGTGGTAGAGTTGGGAGCAGGGACAGGAGCTGTTGGTTTGATGGCAGCAACACTGGG AGCTCAAGTTACTGTGACAGACCTGGAGGATTTGCAGACACTGCTGAGAGTGAACAtcaaagaaaaccaaacacTCATCAGCAGCGGATCCATAACTGCCAAGGTACTGCAATG gGGTGAAGAcgtgtctgacttcctgccacCTCCACACTACGTCCTTATGGCAGACTGCATCTATTACGAGCAG TCTATTGCTCCACTAGTGGAGACGTTGAAGCTGCTTGCAGGACCAGAGACCTGCATTATTTGCTGCTATGAGCAACGCACTGAAGGTGTCAACCCAAAAGTGGAAAAGCAGTTTTTTGAG TTGCTGGAGCAAAGCTTCAACTGTGAGGAGATCCCTTCAAGCAAACAAGACCCAGAGTTTAGTAGTCCCGACATCCACATCCTGCACATCAGAAGAAAAGTCTGA
- the msh4 gene encoding mutS protein homolog 4 isoform X3, whose protein sequence is MFRSSTEEVTSDSTSQCGQTWPVSPADRNGLNDSTSYGPASASSSSSRQSLDEGSTSSSHGPTLPPAASGQFHHSFRSGKTNASLLACTSDSTSFRSRGGTPRLRRTPGSAGATGTHPARTPLTDHTATTCSTATPTSGASVIVAVVEGRGLARGEIGMASLNLKYPELVLSQFADTGTYAKVITKVHILVPMEILMPDTASEKGKGTKLFNLITENFPGVAFTAIQRKYFNERKGLEYIQQLCAPEFGTVIMEVQAKYYCLAAAAALLKYLEFIQNSVYAAKSLKVSFKGSEQTAMIDSASATNMELVINNRDHRSEHTLLGVLNHTKTPGGARRLRSNILEPLVDVDTINIRLDTIQELLQDEELFFGLKNAIGHFLDIDQLLSVLVQIPKQETVQVAEAKITHVIQLKHTLDLVPRLRMVLKNCNTALLKAYSTSLEDNRFDMILKQIKTVINDDATYLKGSLNMRTQKCYAVRPNINEFLDIARRAYTEIVDDIAGLVNQMGEKYGLPMRTSFSTARGFFIQMKLEGVVLPEGKLPSEFIKVTKHRDNYGFTTVDVMKMNDRCDEALREIFHMSYVVICQLLSTIHEHIHCLYKLSDAVSMLDMLLSLANACTISDYVRPEFTDTLAIKQGRHPILERLVGQQPVSNNSYISEGSNFVIITGPNMSGKSTYLKQVALCQIMAQIGSFVPAEYASFRVADQIFTRIGVDDDFETNSSTFMLEMKEISYIIHNVSDRSLIIIDELGRGTSAEEGIGICHSVCEFLLSLKAFTLFATHFLELCQLESLYPNVENQHMEVQHTRSGETGAESVLFTHLLSRGCSEERHYGLRAAEMTSLPSSIIQEAKTIASKVSQQLLAKHHSDPETQRQRAVYHLATRLLQTARNSRLDPDSLRMYLKGLRKQYEAELQAAGLPASKNTDEE, encoded by the exons atgtttcgTAGCAGCACAGAGGAGGTAACCAGCGACAGTACCTCACAGTGTGGACAAACCTGGCCGGTGTCGCCAGCTGACAGAAACGGACTCAACGACAGTACATCGTACGGTCCGGCTTCAGCTTCCTCAAGTTCATCCCGCCAAAGTTTAGATGAAGGCAGCACGAGCTCCAGCCATGGTCCAACACTCCCCCCAGCAGCCTCAG GTCAGTTCCACCACAGCTTCAGGTCAGGCAAGACAAATGCATCACTCCTTGCCTGTACTTCAGACAGCACCTCCTTCCGCAGCCGTGGAGGAACACCAAGACTCAGAAGGACCCCTGGGTCTGCAGGGGCCACAGGCACACATCCTGCACGGACACCACTGACTGATCACACCG cAACAACTTGCTCCACTGCGACTCCAACTTCTGGTGCATCTGTGATTGTGGCAGTGGTCGAAGGGCGCGGTTTGGCCAGGGGAGAGATTGGCATGGCCAGTCTCAACTTGAAATACCCAGAGCTTGTTCTCTCTCAGTTTGCAGACACTGGGACTTATGCCAAG GTCATAACCAAGGTTCACATCTTGGTGCCAATGGAAATACTGATGCCAGACACAGCCAGCGAGAAGGGGAAAGGGACAAAGCTGTTCAACCTCATCACCGAGAACTTCCCG GGTGTAGCTTTCACTGCAATCCAAAGGAAGTATTTTAATGAGAGGAAAGGACTGGAGTACATTCAGCAGCTGTGTGCTCCAGAATTTGGCACCGTCATCATGGAAGTGCAAGCTAA GTATTATTGCCtagcagctgcagctgctttGCTGAAGTACTTAGAGTTCATCCAGAACTCTGTCTACGCTGCCAAGTCTCTCAAAGTGAGCTTTAAAGGGAGTGAACAGACAGCCATGATTGACTCAGCATCTGCCACTAACATGGAGCTGGTGATCAATAATAGAGACCACAG GAGCGAGCATACTCTTTTAGGGGTACTAAACCACACAAAAACACCTGGTGGTGCTAGGAGGTTGCGCTCCAATATACTAGAGCCTCTGGTTGATGTGGACACAATCAACATACGCTTGGACACAATACAAGAGCTGCTGCAGGACGAGGAGCTCTTCTTTGGCTTGAAGAATG CCATAGGTCATTTCCTTGACATCGACCAGCTGCTCTCTGTTCTTGTCCAAATCCCAAAGCAGGAAACG gtTCAGGTTGCCGAAGCAAAGATTACACATGTCATTCAGCTGAAACACACATTAGATCTCGTACCACGGTTAAGG ATGGTGCTGAAGAACTGCAACACAGCTCTGCTCAAGGCATACAGCACCTCACTAGAAGACAACAG ATTCGACATGATCCTAAAGCAGATCAAGACAGTAATTAATGATGATGCTACCTACCTGAAGGGGAGCCTGAACATGCGCACCCAGAAGTGTTATGCTGTACGCCCCAACATCAATGAGTTCCTGGACATTGCCCGGAGAGCTTACACTGAGATCGTGGACGACATTGCAG GACTAGTGAACCAGATGGGGGAGAAATATGGCTTGCCAATGCGTACTAGCTTCAGCACAGCTCGAGGTTTCTTTATCCAGATGAAGCTTGAAGGAGTGGTCTTACCTGAGGGGAAACTCCCCTCAGAGTTCATCAAG GTAACCAAGCACAGGGACAACTATGGCTTCACTACCGTGGACGTGATGAAGATGAATGACCGCTGTGATGAGGCCCTGAGGGAGATCTTTCACATGTCCTATGT GGTGATATGTCAACTGCTCAGCACTATCCATGAGCACATCCACTGCCTTTACAAACTCTCTGATGCTGTGTCTATGCTGGACATGTTGCTGTCACTGGCAAATGCATGCACCATCTCAGACTATG TGCGTCCAGAGTTCACAGACACGCTGGCCATCAAGCAGGGTCGTCACCCCATTCTGGAGCGACTGGTTGGACAGCAGCCTGTATCGAACAATAGCTACATCTCCGAGGGCAGCAACTTTGTCATCATCACTGGGCCCAACATGAGTGGGAAATCCACCTATCTCAAACAGGTGGCGCTGTGTCAGATCATGGCCCAGATAG GCTCTTTTGTCCCTGCTGAGTATGCCTCTTTTCGTGTCGCAGACCAGATTTTCACCAGAATTGGTGTGGATGACGATTTTGAAACTAACTCTTCCACCTTCATGTTGGAAATGAAGGAG ATCTCTTACATAATCCACAATGTAAGTGACAGATCCCTCATCATCATAGACGAGTTGGGGCGTGGTACCAGTGCTGAGGAAGGCATCGGCATCTGTCATTCAGTTTGTGAGTTCCTCCTTAGCCTCAAG GCGTTCACCCTGTTTGCCACACACTTTCTTGAGCTGTGCCAACTGGAATCTCTTTATCCCAACGTGGAGAACCAGCACATGGAAGTTCAGCACACGCGCAGTGGTGAAACTGGTGCCGAAAGTGTGTTGTTTACACACCTGCTGAGTCGAGGATGCTCTGAAGAAAGACACTATG GTCTGAGAGCAGCAGAAATGACTTCACTCCCTTCAAGCATAATTCAAGAGGCAAAGACAATTGCCTCCAAAGTCAGCCAGCAGCTTTTG GCCAAACATCACAGTGATCcggaaacacagagacagagagctgtATACCACTTGGCCACTCGCCTCCTGCAGACTGCCAGGAACTCCAGACTAGACCCTGACAGCCTGCGTATGTATCTGAAGGGCCTG